A single window of Scomber scombrus chromosome 12, fScoSco1.1, whole genome shotgun sequence DNA harbors:
- the npm3 gene encoding nucleoplasmin-3 isoform X2, translating to MCSHDHDSSDVGLAGQSKLESFLFSCELSSKVPFYTFQGDEEEDLEHFLELRTVCLGEGAKEETNVVEVTAMNHQGKTISVPIANLHISCLPMVSLGEFELKAPVTIRLKAGTGPVSVSGLHLIGRRLRRL from the exons ATGTGTTCCCACGATCACGATTCATCGGATGTTGGACTAGCGGGTCAATCCAAGCTGGAGAGCTTCCTGTTCA GCTGCGAGCTGTCCTCTAAAGTGCCTTTCTACACTTTCCaaggagatgaagaggaggaccTGGAGCACTTCCTAGAGCTCAGGACG GTTTGTTTGGGAGAAGGTGCCAAGGAGGAGACTAACGTTGTGGAGGTAACAGCCATGAATCACCAAGGAAAGACTATTTCAGTGCCCATTGCCAACCTTCACATCAGCTGCCTGCCGATG GTGAGTTTGGGAGAGTTTGAGCTGAAAGCCCCAGTGACCATCCGACTCAAGGCTGGCACAGGACCCGTTAGTGTCAGCGGTTTACATCTCATAG